Proteins encoded by one window of Enterobacter hormaechei subsp. xiangfangensis:
- a CDS encoding DeoR/GlpR family transcriptional regulator, which translates to MKQTQRHDAIIELVKKQGYVSTEELVEQFAVSPQTIRRDLNDLADQNRILRHHGGAALPSSSVNTSWHDRKATQTAEKERIARKVASQIPNGATLFIDIGTTPEAVAHALLNHENLRVVTNNLNVANTLMQKDDFRIILAGGELRSRDGGIIGEATLDFISQFRLDFGILGISGIDTDGSLLEFDYHEVRTKRAIIENSRHVMLVVDHSKFGRNAMVNMGSISMVDAVYTDVMPPAGVMQVIKDNNLQLELC; encoded by the coding sequence ATGAAACAAACACAACGTCATGACGCCATTATCGAACTGGTAAAAAAACAGGGATACGTCAGTACTGAAGAGCTGGTGGAGCAGTTTGCCGTTAGCCCGCAAACCATCCGTCGTGACCTCAACGACCTGGCCGATCAGAACCGTATTCTGCGTCACCACGGCGGTGCCGCGCTGCCGTCCAGCTCGGTGAACACCTCATGGCATGACCGTAAGGCGACGCAAACGGCAGAGAAAGAGCGTATCGCCCGTAAAGTGGCGAGCCAGATCCCGAACGGCGCGACGCTGTTTATTGATATCGGCACCACGCCGGAAGCGGTCGCCCATGCGCTGCTGAACCACGAGAACCTCCGCGTGGTGACCAACAACCTGAACGTGGCCAACACGTTGATGCAGAAAGACGATTTCCGCATCATCCTCGCGGGCGGCGAACTGCGCAGCCGCGACGGGGGCATTATCGGCGAAGCGACGCTCGATTTTATCTCTCAGTTTCGCCTCGATTTCGGCATTCTGGGGATCAGCGGCATCGACACCGACGGCTCGCTGCTGGAGTTTGATTACCACGAGGTGCGCACCAAGCGCGCGATCATTGAAAACTCACGTCATGTGATGCTGGTGGTGGATCATTCCAAGTTTGGTCGTAACGCGATGGTGAACATGGGCAGCATCAGCATGGTGGATGCGGTTTATACTGATGTGATGCCACCGGCGGGCGTGATGCAGGTGATTAAAGATAATAATTTGCAGTTAGAGTTATGTTGA
- the glpG gene encoding rhomboid family intramembrane serine protease GlpG: protein MLMITSFSNPRVAQAFVDYMATQGIILTIQQHTQTDVWLADESQAGRVNAELARFLENPGDLRYLAASWQSGQTGSGLHYQRFPFLATLRERAGPFTLLLMVACIIVFIIMSVVGDQSVMIALAWPYDPSLQFDVWRYFTHALMHFSVMHILFNLLWWWYLGGAVEKRLGSGKLIVITLISALLSGYVQHKFSGPWFGGLSGVVYALMGYAWLRGERDPDSGIYLQRGLITFALIWLIAGWFDLFGMSIANGAHVTGLAVGLAMALADTLHARKRT, encoded by the coding sequence ATGTTGATGATCACCTCTTTTAGCAACCCGCGCGTCGCCCAGGCGTTTGTCGACTATATGGCGACGCAGGGCATTATCCTGACTATTCAGCAGCATACACAGACGGATGTCTGGCTGGCAGACGAAAGCCAGGCTGGGCGCGTGAACGCCGAGCTGGCGCGTTTCCTGGAAAACCCGGGCGACCTGCGTTATCTGGCGGCAAGCTGGCAATCCGGCCAGACCGGCAGTGGCCTGCACTATCAACGTTTTCCGTTTCTCGCCACCCTCCGCGAGCGCGCAGGACCGTTTACGCTGCTTTTAATGGTAGCCTGCATCATCGTCTTCATTATTATGAGCGTGGTGGGTGACCAGAGCGTGATGATTGCCCTCGCATGGCCGTACGATCCCTCCCTGCAATTTGACGTCTGGCGCTACTTCACGCATGCGCTGATGCACTTCTCGGTGATGCATATCCTCTTTAACCTGCTGTGGTGGTGGTATCTCGGCGGGGCGGTGGAGAAGCGGCTCGGCAGCGGCAAGCTGATTGTGATCACCCTTATCAGCGCCCTGTTAAGCGGCTACGTGCAGCATAAATTCAGCGGTCCATGGTTTGGCGGGTTATCCGGCGTGGTGTACGCCCTGATGGGTTACGCCTGGCTCAGAGGCGAGCGCGACCCGGATAGCGGCATCTATTTACAACGTGGATTAATAACCTTTGCGTTAATATGGCTTATTGCCGGATGGTTTGATCTGTTTGGTATGTCTATCGCCAATGGTGCGCACGTTACCGGCCTGGCGGTCGGGCTGGCGATGGCGTTGGCCGATACGCTCCATGCGCGAAAGCGAACATAA
- the glpE gene encoding thiosulfate sulfurtransferase GlpE: MDQFECINVEEAHQKMHQGKAVLVDIRDPQSFAMGHTPGAFHLTNDTLGAFMRDNDFDTPVMVMCYHGNSSKGAAQYLLQQGYEAVYSVDGGFDAWHRHFPAEVEYAFER; encoded by the coding sequence ATGGATCAGTTTGAATGTATTAACGTAGAAGAAGCCCACCAGAAGATGCACCAGGGAAAAGCGGTGCTGGTGGATATCCGCGATCCGCAGAGCTTTGCGATGGGCCACACGCCGGGCGCGTTCCATCTCACCAACGATACGCTGGGCGCGTTTATGCGCGATAACGACTTCGATACCCCGGTGATGGTGATGTGCTATCACGGCAACAGCAGTAAAGGCGCGGCGCAGTATCTGCTCCAGCAGGGTTACGAGGCGGTATACAGCGTCGATGGCGGCTTCGATGCCTGGCATCGTCATTTCCCGGCAGAAGTTGAATACGCGTTTGAGCGCTGA
- the glpD gene encoding glycerol-3-phosphate dehydrogenase, with translation METKDLIVIGGGINGAGIAVDAAGRGLSVLMLEANDLACATSSASSKLIHGGLRYLEHYEFRLVSEALAEREVLLKMAPHLAIPMRFRLPHRPHLRPAWMIRIGLFMYDHLGKRTSLPGSTGLRFGSESVLKPEIVRGFEYSDCWVDDARLVLANAQMVEKKGGEVKTRTRATAARRENGLWIVEAEDVDTGEKFSWKARGLVNATGPWVKQFFDDGMHLPSPYGIRLIKGSHIVVPRVHTQKQAYILQNEDKRIVFVIPWMDEFSIIGTTDVEYKGDPKNVEIDESEVSYLLKVYNAHFKKQLARDDVVWTYSGVRPLCDDESDSPQAITRDYTLDIHDVDGQAPLLSVFGGKLTTYRKLAEHALEKLAPYYKGIGPAWTKGAVLPGGDIGDNRDDYAAKLRRRFPFITEGMARHYARTYGSNTELFLGDAKEIADLGEHFGHELYEAELRYLVEHEWVRRLDDAIWRRTKEGMWLNAEQQSRVAQWLAQHAGKRELSLAS, from the coding sequence ATGGAAACCAAAGATCTGATTGTGATAGGCGGTGGCATCAACGGTGCCGGTATTGCGGTTGATGCCGCAGGACGCGGTTTATCCGTGCTGATGCTGGAAGCTAACGATCTCGCCTGCGCGACGTCGTCCGCCAGCTCCAAGCTGATCCACGGTGGCCTGCGCTACCTGGAACACTACGAATTCCGCCTGGTCAGCGAAGCGCTGGCCGAACGCGAAGTGCTGCTGAAAATGGCCCCGCATCTGGCGATCCCGATGCGCTTCCGCCTGCCCCATCGCCCGCATCTGCGTCCGGCGTGGATGATCCGCATCGGTCTGTTTATGTACGATCATCTGGGTAAACGCACCAGCCTGCCGGGTTCAACCGGTTTGCGTTTTGGCTCAGAATCGGTCCTTAAGCCTGAAATCGTGCGCGGTTTCGAATATTCCGACTGCTGGGTGGACGATGCGCGTCTGGTACTGGCTAACGCGCAGATGGTCGAGAAGAAAGGCGGCGAGGTGAAAACCCGCACCCGCGCCACCGCCGCACGCCGCGAAAACGGCCTGTGGATTGTGGAAGCGGAAGACGTGGATACCGGCGAGAAGTTTAGCTGGAAAGCGCGCGGCCTGGTGAATGCCACCGGCCCGTGGGTGAAACAGTTCTTCGACGACGGCATGCACCTGCCTTCACCGTACGGCATCCGCCTGATTAAGGGCAGCCACATCGTGGTGCCGCGCGTGCATACCCAGAAACAGGCTTATATCCTGCAAAATGAAGACAAGCGCATTGTGTTTGTGATCCCGTGGATGGACGAGTTCTCCATCATCGGCACCACCGACGTGGAGTACAAAGGCGATCCGAAAAACGTTGAGATCGACGAGAGTGAAGTCAGCTACCTGTTGAAAGTGTACAACGCGCACTTTAAGAAACAGCTGGCGCGCGATGACGTGGTCTGGACCTACTCCGGCGTGCGTCCGCTGTGTGATGACGAGTCTGACTCACCGCAGGCCATCACCCGTGACTATACGCTTGATATTCACGACGTTGACGGTCAGGCGCCTCTGCTCTCCGTGTTTGGCGGTAAGCTCACCACCTACCGTAAACTGGCGGAGCACGCGCTGGAGAAACTGGCGCCGTATTACAAAGGCATCGGCCCGGCGTGGACGAAAGGCGCCGTGCTGCCTGGCGGCGATATCGGCGATAACCGCGACGATTACGCCGCGAAGCTGCGTCGCCGCTTCCCGTTCATTACCGAAGGCATGGCGCGCCACTACGCCCGCACCTACGGCAGCAACACCGAACTGTTCCTCGGCGACGCGAAAGAGATTGCCGATCTGGGCGAGCATTTTGGCCATGAGCTATACGAAGCCGAGCTGCGCTACCTGGTGGAACACGAGTGGGTGCGCCGTCTGGACGATGCCATCTGGCGTCGTACTAAAGAAGGGATGTGGCTGAATGCCGAGCAGCAGTCTCGCGTGGCGCAGTGGCTGGCGCAACATGCGGGAAAGCGTGAATTGTCGCTGGCGTCGTAA